One region of Zingiber officinale cultivar Zhangliang chromosome 7B, Zo_v1.1, whole genome shotgun sequence genomic DNA includes:
- the LOC122006575 gene encoding LRR receptor-like serine/threonine-protein kinase SIK1, which translates to MGWRRFMTAAVMVVCLRAATAILDPVDFLALQAVRKGLEDMPGSDFFSSWDFTDDPCAFTGVFCAGERVVTLALGDPRAGAPGLVGRLDPALGRLDALAELSLVPGRVSGPIPDALSDCSDLRFVALSKNLFSGAVPPGLGGLPRLRTLDLSYNLLSSSVPASLASAPALSNLILCHNQLSGSLPPFPASSSLLRLDLKHNQLSGPLPPLPPRLQYLALGSNSLTGRVDSVLPSLAQLNFLDLSSNLLEGPIPGAVFTLQLAALQLQRNAFSGPVTPPQDDVVIPVVDLSYNRLWGAVPPQLAAVGRLYLNNNRFTGEVPSRLVQGLSNGMQLLYLQHNFLTGIEIGPAAVALPAGASLCLQYNCMVPPFDTPCPLKAGSQRMRPLDQCPEWRD; encoded by the coding sequence ATGGGGTGGCGGCGCTTTATGACTGCGGCGGTGATGGTGGTGTGCTTGAGGGCTGCGACGGCGATTCTGGACCCGGTGGACTTCTTAGCCTTGCAGGCTGTTCGAAAGGGGCTGGAGGACATGCCTGGATCCGATTTCTTCTCGTCCTGGGACTTCACCGATGACCCCTGCGCCTTCACCGGAGTGTTCTGCGCCGGGGAGCGCGTGGTGACGCTCGCCCTTGGCGATCCACGCGCGGGGGCGCCGGGGCTAGTGGGACGACTCGACCCCGCGCTCGGTCGCCTTGATGCCCTCGCCGAGCTCTCCCTCGTTCCAGGCCGCGTCTCTGGTCCCATTCCTGATGCTCTGTCCGATTGCTCTGACCTCCGCTTTGTTGCTCTGAGTAAGAATTTGTTCTCCGGCGCCGTCCCACCCGGCCTCGGAGGCCTCCCCCGCCTCCGCACACTCGATCTCAGCTATAACTTGCTTTCCAGTTCCGTCCCGGCGTCCCTCGCCTCCGCGCCGGCGCTGTCCAACCTCATCCTCTGCCACAACCAGCTCTCCGGCTCCCTCCCGCCCTTCCCGGCCTCTTCCTCGCTCCTTCGCCTCGACCTCAAGCACAACCAGCTCTCCGGTCCCCTTCCGCCGCTGCCGCCCCGGCTACAGTACCTCGCCCTCGGTTCTAACTCGCTCACCGGCCGCGTGGACTCAGTTCTCCCTTCCCTCGCCCAGCTCAATTTCCTCGACCTCAGCTCGAATTTGCTCGAGGGCCCAATCCCCGGAGCCGTGTTCACGCTCCAACTCGCCGCTCTCCAACTGCAGCGCAACGCCTTCTCCGGACCGGTGACGCCGCCGCAAGACGACGTGGTCATCCCTGTGGTGGACCTGAGCTACAACCGGCTGTGGGGGGCCGTCCCGCCGCAGCTGGCCGCGGTGGGCCGCCTCTACCTCAACAACAACCGGTTCACCGGCGAAGTCCCGAGCCGCTTGGTGCAGGGGCTCAGCAACGGCATGCAGTTGCTCTACCTGCAGCACAACTTCTTGACAGGGATCGAGATTGGTCCGGCAGCCGTCGCCCTCCCCGCCGGCGCATCGCTCTGCCTGCAGTACAACTGCATGGTGCCACCCTTCGACACGCCATGCCCGCTCAAGGCCGGCTCGCAGAGGATGcgccccctcgaccaatgccccGAGTGGCGAGACTAA